One Lucilia cuprina isolate Lc7/37 chromosome 4, ASM2204524v1, whole genome shotgun sequence DNA segment encodes these proteins:
- the LOC111684870 gene encoding uncharacterized protein LOC111684870: MKLKPRSAIIVVVFLILNSNAKVLNVNASAQNFTYIYRNYLRNMINIVDHNEEACENFFQHACGNFENFQKGIISENQSEERQDIWESDQDIEPFLYNKQDYYSFFETHKKYFNTLPGILVRNLYNLCKKSQNNPNEKRKMWLRMINDISFLKHDHDLLRKWPFLEYQWQKYRQQLDLNWPALAAEFSAHGMNTFFKIYFAEKAIYVTPNDDLQCLDYNDFKQSLLPLLGRRKDQIADIIGGELWLLCRQLKGEVAISGEIDDISNLLLDETMSEFFQRLFPRLNFTELDIENARKIMISTDKLSEIMSLLRYTNPRIIYNFILWQSYQQIAIIEDCFPLAEEFDSLLQVEYWNWYAFNMHFRREVAMASYLFHTTRFQKHYRETIMSSSVERLFQHRSERKDLNIERSIKKYVKQYLNMETYTTIYKSEFFTNEKPAFYSYLLELRRLKLRFEFLNPYKDTDDLQFFQEFINFSILLVYRPRLHYFASYDREMWQNSKLLENSDGFYSAIDCLSHQTSLNAEDFDIYQELSMDQINDIFNFYSVFIQSLADYKFWLESENFAIAEDFILEYFKLDSMRVMFYAVAQLFCGRNDATYSALINRSYMNMPEFQEAFQCKSINAMNPITKCMINQCL; this comes from the coding sequence atgaaactgAAACCGAGAAGtgcaattattgttgttgtatttttgatATTGAACTCAAATGCAAAAGTATTGAATGTAAATGCCAgtgcacaaaattttacatatatttatcggaattatttaagaaatatgatCAATATAGTAGATCATAATGAGGAGGCATGTGAAAACTTTTTCCAACATGCTTGtggtaattttgaaaatttccaaaaggGTATAATATCAGAAAACCAAAGTGAAGAGCGACAGGATATATGGGAAAGTGATCAAGATATTGAGCCATTTCTATATAATAAACAAgattattattcattttttgaaacacataaaaaatactttaacactTTACCCGGTATATTGGTGCGCAATTTATACAATCTCTGTAAGAAATCACAAAATAATCCAAATGAAAAACGTAAAATGTGGCTACGAATGATCAATGATATATCCTTCTTAAAGCATGATCATGATCTTTTACGAAAATGGCCATTTTTGGAATACCAATGGCAGAAGTATAGGCAACAGTTGGATTTGAATTGGCCAGCTTTGGCGGCAGAATTTAGTGCTCATGGTAtgaatacatttttcaaaatatactttGCTGAAAAAGCTATATACGTTACACCAAATGATGATCTTCAATGTCTGGATTataatgattttaaacaaagtttactGCCCTTGTTGGGACGTCGTAAAGATCAAATAGCCGACATTATTGGAGGAGAATTGTGGCTATTGTGTCGCCAACTAAAAGGAGAAGTTGCCATTTCGGGGGAAATAGATGATATCTCAAATCTATTACTAGACGAAACCATGAGTGAATTCTTTCAACGTTTATTTCCACGTCTGAATTTTACCGAGTTGGATATTGAAAATGCACGTAAAATTATGATCTCCACCGATAAATTAAGCGAGATAATGTCTTTACTGCGCTACACTAATCCACGTATAATCTATAATTTTATACTATGGCAATCTTATCAGCAAATCGCCATTATTGAAGATTGCTTTCCTTTAGCCGAGGAATTCGACAGTCTTTTACAAGTGGAATACTGGAATTGGTATGCTTTTAACATGCACTTTCGTCGGGAGGTAGCAATGGCCTCGTATCTCTTTCACACCACAAGATTTCAAAAGCATTATCGAGAAACCATTATGAGCTCGTCGGTTGAACGTCTCTTTCAGCATCGCTCAGAGCGCAAAGATCTGAATATTGAAAGATCTATTAAAAAGTATGTCAAACAATATTTGAATATGGAAACCTATACTACAATATACAAATCGGAGTTCTTTACAAATGAAAAACCTGCATTCTATTCATATCTTTTGGAATTACGAAGACTTAAATTGCGCTTTGAATTCTTAAATCCCTACAAGGACACCGAtgatttgcaattttttcaagagtttattaacttttccattttattagtatacagACCACGACTCCACTACTTTGCCTCATATGATCGTGAAATGTGGCAAAATTCTAAACTATTAGAAAATTCAGATGGTTTCTATTCAGCTATAGATTGTTTAAGTCATCAAACCTCTTTAAATGCGGAAGATTTTGATATATACCAAGAATTAAGTATGGATCAGATTAATGATATCTTCAATTTTTATAGTGTTTTTATTCAGTCACTGGCAGATTATAAATTCTGGTTAGAAAGTGAAAATTTCGCTATAGCCGAAGATTTCATATTGGAATATTTTAAACTAGATTCAATGCGTGTTATGTTCTATGCTGTAGCTCAACTGTTTTGTGGTCGCAACGATGCTACGTATAGTGCATTAATTAATCGTAGTTATATGAATATGCCTGAATTTCAGGAGGCATTTCAATGCAAGTCTATTAATGCAATGAATCCCATAACGAAGTGTATGATAAATCAATGTTTGTAA